The following coding sequences lie in one Moritella viscosa genomic window:
- a CDS encoding putative uncharacterized protein (No significant database matches), which translates to MQHKQFIYAGGKLIALNTQAKDSAHKLVNKQVRYLHYDALDSVDVITDGYGSVVEHRSFDPWGKMRSVLWEDDSVTNIAQQLITNRGFTGHEHIEEVGLIHMNGRVYDQELGRFLSADPFVQSPFMTNSFNRYSYVMNNPLKYTDPTGFGEIKALDEITTQVVADTLNAINEGQLNPEAMTSIGLSTAAFGIGRYIDNKVLGPSFLKE; encoded by the coding sequence GTGCAACACAAGCAGTTTATTTATGCTGGCGGTAAGTTAATTGCGTTAAATACGCAAGCGAAGGACAGTGCTCATAAGTTGGTAAATAAGCAAGTTCGTTACTTGCATTACGATGCGCTGGATTCGGTGGATGTGATTACCGATGGTTACGGTAGTGTTGTCGAGCACCGCAGTTTTGATCCTTGGGGTAAAATGCGCAGTGTGCTCTGGGAAGATGACAGCGTCACTAATATTGCACAGCAGTTAATTACCAACCGTGGTTTCACAGGTCACGAGCATATTGAAGAAGTGGGCTTGATCCACATGAATGGCCGAGTATACGACCAAGAACTCGGGCGCTTTTTAAGTGCAGATCCGTTCGTTCAGTCACCATTCATGACTAACAGCTTTAACCGTTATTCCTATGTGATGAATAACCCGCTGAAGTATACTGATCCGACAGGGTTTGGTGAAATTAAGGCTTTAGATGAGATAACCACTCAAGTAGTAGCTGATACTCTTAACGCTATCAATGAAGGCCAACTTAATCCAGAGGCAATGACTAGTATTGGTTTAAGTACTGCAGCTTTTGGGATTGGAAGATATATTGATAATAAAGTTCTAGGGCCAAGCTTTTTAAAGGAATAG